A region from the Catellatospora sp. TT07R-123 genome encodes:
- a CDS encoding recombinase family protein has product MNTHHLLGTSRYANCFAFYGRVSTEDNQDPESSHNWQFMLADNLIKPLGGNIVDSFFDVGSSRSIPWPRRPDATRLLAALRDPNRGFDNVVIGEPHRAFYGNQYGLTAPIFAHFGVRLWVPEVGGPIDPDNEAHDLVMSVFGGMSKGERTRVKVRVRSAMATQALIQGRYLGGRPPYGYTLKDLGPHPNPQKAVDGKRLQGLTPDLQTAPVVQRIFRDFLNGNGIFAIAEALTSDGILSPSAYDQERNPHRNGRAWAKSAVRVILTNPRYTGRQVWNKQRTDEVLVDVDDVALGHMPVMRWNPRDKWITSQEVVHEPLVSDEVFNTARDLLGSRAHTPAAHKPHRTRHPYVFKSLIYCSVCNRRMQGQHSHNVAYYRCRYPSDYALANRVDHPKNVIMREDQVSGPIDHWIASAFDPSRRDQTIELLTRQLGAEVRPAIPRQRAAGDITAEFDKKIARYRQALDEGASPAVVAGWIAEAEQQRDKALASGPAAYEPDAVSSMTTEDIASLITELGNIAVALEEAEPEDKLDLYRSLHLKLTYSAETQTVHAEIDLGKHRWDLVGVRGGTGA; this is encoded by the coding sequence ATGAATACACACCACCTCCTCGGAACATCGCGTTATGCGAATTGTTTCGCGTTCTACGGACGAGTCTCCACGGAGGACAACCAAGACCCCGAGTCATCGCACAATTGGCAATTTATGCTCGCCGATAATCTCATCAAGCCCCTTGGCGGAAATATAGTCGACAGCTTTTTCGACGTGGGCTCTAGCCGCTCCATTCCATGGCCTCGTCGCCCCGACGCAACCCGGCTCCTAGCGGCCCTCAGAGACCCAAACCGAGGCTTTGACAACGTGGTCATCGGTGAGCCCCATCGCGCGTTCTACGGCAACCAGTACGGCCTAACGGCTCCGATCTTCGCCCACTTCGGCGTCAGATTGTGGGTGCCCGAGGTCGGCGGACCTATCGATCCGGACAACGAGGCCCATGACCTGGTGATGTCGGTCTTCGGCGGCATGAGCAAAGGCGAGCGGACCCGCGTGAAGGTGCGGGTCCGTAGCGCCATGGCCACCCAGGCGCTCATACAGGGCCGCTACCTCGGCGGACGACCACCGTACGGCTACACGCTCAAGGATCTCGGTCCACATCCAAATCCGCAGAAGGCTGTCGACGGCAAACGCTTGCAGGGCCTTACGCCAGACCTACAGACGGCCCCCGTCGTGCAACGCATCTTCCGCGACTTCCTCAACGGAAACGGGATCTTCGCGATCGCGGAGGCCCTGACCAGCGACGGAATCCTCTCACCTTCGGCATACGACCAGGAGCGCAACCCTCATCGCAACGGTCGCGCCTGGGCGAAAAGTGCCGTCCGCGTGATTCTCACGAACCCGCGCTACACCGGTAGACAAGTCTGGAACAAGCAGCGCACCGACGAGGTGCTTGTAGACGTGGATGATGTGGCACTGGGGCACATGCCCGTCATGCGGTGGAACCCCCGGGATAAGTGGATCACCTCGCAAGAGGTCGTACACGAGCCTCTCGTCAGCGACGAGGTCTTCAACACCGCTCGCGATCTGCTCGGGTCGCGGGCACACACGCCCGCCGCCCACAAGCCACACCGCACACGGCACCCGTACGTCTTCAAGAGCCTCATCTACTGCTCGGTGTGCAACCGCCGCATGCAGGGCCAGCACTCCCACAACGTCGCCTACTACCGCTGCCGCTACCCCTCCGACTACGCCCTGGCTAACCGTGTCGACCACCCCAAGAACGTGATCATGCGCGAAGACCAGGTCAGCGGCCCAATCGACCACTGGATCGCCTCCGCCTTCGACCCCTCACGACGCGACCAGACGATCGAACTGTTAACTCGCCAGCTCGGCGCTGAGGTCCGCCCGGCGATTCCACGGCAACGGGCCGCTGGCGACATCACCGCGGAGTTCGACAAGAAGATCGCTCGGTACAGGCAGGCCCTCGATGAGGGAGCAAGCCCGGCGGTCGTGGCGGGTTGGATCGCCGAGGCTGAGCAGCAACGCGATAAGGCACTGGCAAGCGGTCCCGCTGCGTACGAACCCGACGCGGTCAGCTCGATGACCACCGAGGACATCGCCTCGCTCATCACCGAACTGGGAAACATCGCTGTGGCGCTGGAAGAAGCAGAACCAGAAGACAAGCTCGACCTGTACCGGAGCCTGCACCTGAAGCTGACGTACTCAGCAGAAACACAAACGGTGCACGCCGAGATTGATCTTGGCAAGCACCGTTGGGATTTGGTTGGTGTCCGAGGGGGGACAGGGGCATAG